In Horticoccus luteus, the following proteins share a genomic window:
- a CDS encoding SpoIVB peptidase S55 domain-containing protein, producing MPLDAVRAGMKGEVWTVFQGTQPEPFTVEVAGVVRNALGPGKSLILCRLTDPRVQNMGAVAGMSGSPLYIDGQLAGALSYQIQRFETVHYAGFTPASDLAEVGAKSSSPGLSPTPVAYDSPRGSYQPLRPVFTISGLSPQVADLFAPRLAALGLSAASLGGSTTAADPAAPVTPLKPGSAVAVAVATGDVTLAATGSVSRLDGRHVTAFGHPLLTLGDVALPMCSAEVVAILPSNLQSIKVANTGRVIGTISQDRLSAVSGTLGAGPDMIAVDVNVGGEGTTARKLHFAVARQQQLTPTLIATGVTQAILGSNDAGLANGFRLRSNITFAAHQSLTRQSLYAGPQGFAQGLNDFVQGLAANLQNPYLKTFPDHVEFNVEPLAENPAITLDLFQLSRTTARAGETVTATLAWRDFQGAAHRQTIDVPIDSAWVGKTLDVVLLPGHNLDELSGRSRTLLAAQLRSFNAYLAAMREDREADGVYLAVLEKGRVFTDETQSTTDLPGSFERIARTADETRFQNRDALVPLWEKHLLPGKLTGSAYRRTLQVVE from the coding sequence ATGCCCCTCGACGCGGTTCGCGCCGGCATGAAGGGCGAGGTCTGGACCGTCTTCCAAGGCACGCAACCCGAGCCGTTCACCGTCGAAGTCGCCGGCGTCGTCCGCAACGCCCTCGGCCCCGGCAAATCCCTCATCCTCTGCCGCCTCACCGATCCGCGCGTGCAAAACATGGGCGCCGTCGCCGGTATGAGCGGCAGCCCGCTCTACATCGACGGCCAGCTCGCGGGCGCGCTCAGTTACCAGATCCAACGCTTCGAGACCGTCCACTACGCCGGTTTCACGCCCGCGTCCGATCTCGCTGAAGTCGGCGCCAAATCCAGCTCGCCCGGCCTCTCGCCCACGCCCGTCGCCTACGATTCGCCCCGCGGCAGTTATCAACCGCTCCGTCCGGTCTTCACGATCAGCGGGCTCAGCCCGCAAGTCGCCGATCTTTTCGCCCCGCGCCTCGCCGCCCTCGGGCTCTCCGCCGCTTCGCTCGGCGGCAGCACGACCGCCGCAGATCCCGCCGCGCCCGTCACCCCGCTCAAGCCCGGCTCCGCCGTCGCCGTCGCCGTGGCGACCGGCGATGTCACGCTCGCGGCGACCGGCAGCGTTTCCCGCCTCGACGGCCGCCACGTCACGGCGTTCGGTCATCCGCTGCTCACCCTCGGCGATGTCGCACTCCCCATGTGCTCCGCCGAAGTCGTCGCGATTCTGCCTTCGAACCTTCAGTCGATCAAAGTCGCCAACACCGGCCGCGTCATCGGCACGATTTCCCAGGATCGCCTCTCCGCCGTCTCCGGCACTCTCGGCGCCGGCCCCGACATGATCGCGGTCGACGTCAATGTCGGCGGCGAAGGCACCACCGCGCGCAAGCTCCACTTCGCGGTCGCGCGTCAACAACAACTCACGCCCACGCTCATCGCGACCGGCGTCACGCAGGCCATTCTCGGTTCCAACGACGCCGGCCTCGCCAACGGGTTTCGCCTTCGCAGCAACATCACTTTCGCCGCCCACCAGTCCCTCACCCGCCAATCCCTCTACGCCGGCCCCCAAGGTTTCGCCCAAGGCCTCAACGACTTCGTCCAAGGCCTCGCCGCCAACCTTCAGAACCCCTACCTGAAAACGTTTCCCGACCACGTGGAGTTCAACGTCGAGCCCCTCGCCGAAAACCCCGCCATCACGCTCGACCTCTTCCAGCTCTCCCGCACCACCGCGCGCGCCGGCGAAACCGTCACCGCCACCCTCGCGTGGCGCGACTTTCAAGGCGCCGCCCATCGCCAGACGATCGACGTTCCCATCGACTCCGCCTGGGTCGGTAAAACCCTCGATGTCGTCCTCCTCCCCGGCCACAACCTCGACGAACTTTCCGGCCGCTCGCGCACGCTCCTCGCCGCCCAACTCCGCAGCTTCAACGCCTACCTCGCCGCCATGCGCGAAGACCGCGAGGCCGACGGCGTTTACCTCGCCGTCCTCGAAAAAGGCCGCGTCTTCACCGACGAAACCCAAAGCACCACCGACCTTCCCGGCTCCTTCGAACGCATCGCGCGCACCGCCGACGAAACGCGTTTCCAAAACCGCGACGCCCTCGTGCCGCTCTGGGAAAAACATCTCCTTCCCGGCAAGCTCACCGGCTCCGCCTACCGTCGCACGCTCCAGGTCGTCGAGTGA